The Strix aluco isolate bStrAlu1 chromosome 1, bStrAlu1.hap1, whole genome shotgun sequence genome has a window encoding:
- the PDCD6IP gene encoding programmed cell death 6-interacting protein isoform X2, which translates to MTNFISVQLKKASEVDLAKPLCKFIQQSYPGGDAQAEHCRAAEELSRLRKSALGRPLDKHESALETLLRYYDQLCSIEPKFPFSENQVCVTFTWKDAFDKGSLFGGSAKLALASLGYEKTCVLFNCGALASQIAAEQNLDNDEGLKAAAKHYQFASGAFQHIKDTVLSALNREPTVDISPDTVGTLSLIMLAQAQEVFFLKATRDKMKDGIIAKLANQAADYYGDAYKQCQYKDTLPKEVFPVLAAKHCIMQANAEYHQSILAKQQKKFGEEIGRLQHAADLVKTVASRYDEYISVKDLVDKINRALTAAKKDNDFIYHDRVPDLKDLESVGKASLVKSTPVVVPLSQKFTDLFEKMVPLQVQQSLSVYNQRKADQVNRLIAQMREATNLANGVLASLNLPAAIEDVSGDTVPQSILNKSKSVIEQGGIQTVDQLIKDLPELLQRNKEILDESLRLLDEEETTDNDLRTKFKERWQRTPSNELYKPLRAEGANYHNILNKAVQADGQVKERYQSHRDTIALLCKPESELNAAIPSANPAKTLQGNEVVNVLRTLLANLDEVKKEREQLENDLKSVNFDMTSKFLTALAQDGAINEEAISEAELDRIYGSYKQKVQESLKKQEELLKNIQNAHQDFSKMKQSNNESNLREEVLKNLAVANDNFVELVANLKEGTKFYNELTEILLKFQNKCSDIVFARKTERDELLKDLQQSIAREPSAPSISLPTYQTTPAGGSKPAASSTPTPAPRTMVGTKPQPPARPPPPVISAASSPSSASAPSGTAAAPAAAPTPTPAPAPGATAPAGSTAPSQAQGPPYPTYPGYPGYCQMPMPMGYNPYMYGQYNLPYAPSPVYQNPGQAPYPAPQQPGYPFPQQPYYPQQ; encoded by the exons ataCTATGATCAGCTGTGTTCAATTGAACCAAAGTTTCCATTCTCTGAAAACCAG GTCTGTGTAACATTTACGTGGAAAGATGCTTTTGATAAAGGATCACTTTTTGGAGGATCTGCCAAATTGG CTCTGGCAAGTTTGGGGTATGAGAAGACCTGCGTTTTGTTCAACTGTGGAGCACTGGCAAGCCAGATTGCAGCAGAACAGAACCTAGATAACGATGAAGGACTAAAAGCTGCAGCTAAGCACTATCAG tTTGCGAGTGGTGCTTTCCAACACATTAAAGACACAGTTTTGTCAGCCTTGAATCGAGAACCTACAGTGGACATCTCTCCAGACACAGTTGGAACTCTCAGTCTTATTATGCTGGCTCAAGCCCAAGAAGtcttttttttgaaagctacAAGAG aTAAAATGAAAGATGGTATCATAGCTAAACTAGCTAATCAAGCTGCAGATTACTATGGTGATGCTTACAAACAATGTCAGTATAAAGACACTTTGCCCAAG gaGGTGTTTCCTGTTCTGGCTGCAAAGCACTGCATTATGCAGGCCAATGCAGAGTATCATCAATCTATCCTGgcaaaacagcagaagaaatttgGTGAAGAAATTGGGAGGTTGCAG cATGCAGCAGACTTGGTGAAAACAGTGGCATCTCGTTATGATGAATATATCAGTGTTAAAGATCTGGTTGACAAAATCAACCGTGCACTTACAGCTGCCAAAAAAGACAATGACTTCATTTACCATGACCGGGTTCCTGACCTGAAAGATTTGGAGTCTGTTGGAAAAGCCAGTCTTGTGAAGTCTACTCCAGTTGTTGTTCCCCTCAGTCAGAAATTCACTG ACCTGTTTGAGAAGATGGTTCCATTGCAAGTTCAGCAATCTCTGAGTGTTTATAACCAGAGAAAGGCAGATCAAGTAAACAGGTTAATAGCCCAGATGAGAGAAGCCACAAATCTGGCAAATGG TGTGTTGGCTTCCCTCAATCTTCCTGCTGCTATTGAAGATGTGTCTGGTGATACTGTTCCTCAGTCTATTTTGAACAAGTCTAAGTCTGTGATTGAACAAGGAGGAATTCAGACTGTTGATCAGCTGATCAAAGATCTGCCTGAACTGCTACAAAGGAACAAAGAAATTTTAGATGAA TCACTAAGATTATTAGATGAAGAAGAAACCACAGACAATGACCTGCGAACAAAATTCAAAGAGCGCTGGCAGAGAACGCCATCCAACGAGCTCTATAAGCCTTTAAGGGCAG AGGGAGCCAATTACCATAATATTTTGAATAAAGCTGTGCAAGCAGATGGCCAAGTTAAAGAGCGCTATCAGTCTCACCGGGATACAATTGCACTTCTGTGTAAGCCAGAGTCAGAACTCAATGCAGCCATTCCTTCTGCCAACCCAGCAAAAACATTACAAGGAAATGAG GTTGTTAATGTCTTAAGAACTTTGCTGGCCAATCTGGATGAAGTTAAGAAGGAGAGGGAACAACTGGAAAATGACCTGAAATCTGTAAATTTTGACATGACAAGCAAATTCTTGACTGCACTTGCACAGGATGGTGCTATAAATGAGGAGGCTATCTCTGAGGCTGAGTTGGACAGAATTTATGGAAGTTACAAACAGAAAGTGCAAGAGTCcctgaaaaagcaggaagaactTCTCAAAAACATTCAG AATGCACATCAGGATTTTTCAAAGATGAAACAATCAAACAATGAATCTAATTTAAGAGAAGAAGTTTTGAAGAACTTAGCTGTAGCAAATGACAACTTCGTGGAACTTGTAGCCAATTTAAAAGAAGGCACAAAG tTTTACAATGAGCTGACAGAAATCCTGTTGAAATTCCAAAACAAATGCAGTGACATTGTCTTTGCTCGCAAGACTGAAAGAGATGAACTGCTCAA agaTTTGCAGCAAAGCATTGCGAGGGAACCCAGTGCTCCCTCTATTTCTCTGCCTACATATCAGACCACCCCAGCCGGAGGAAGTAAGCCTGCTGCATCATCGACTCCTACTCCAGCACCCAGAACCATGGTG GGGACTAAACCACAGCCACCAGCACGGCCACCGCCACCAGTGATTTCTGCAGCAAGCAGTCCCTCTTCTGCATCAGCACCCTCTGGAacggctgcagctcctgctgctgctcctacTCCtactcctgctcctgctccaggagCCACTGCACCTGCAGGAAGCACTGCACCTTCACAGGCACAGGGACCTCCTTACCCAACTTATCCAGGTTACCCAGG gTATTGCCAGATGCCAATGCCAATGGGCTATAATCCATACATGTATGGTCAATATAATCTGCCATATGCACCCTCACCTGTGTATCAAAACCCTGGACAAGCACCATATCCAGCACCTCAACAACCCGGATACCCTTTTCCTCAGCAGCCTTATTACCCTCAGCAATAA
- the PDCD6IP gene encoding programmed cell death 6-interacting protein isoform X3, giving the protein MTNFISVQLKKASEVDLAKPLCKFIQQSYPGGDAQAEHCRAAEELSRLRKSALGRPLDKHESALETLLRYYDQLCSIEPKFPFSENQVCVTFTWKDAFDKGSLFGGSAKLALASLGYEKTCVLFNCGALASQIAAEQNLDNDEGLKAAAKHYQFASGAFQHIKDTVLSALNREPTVDISPDTVGTLSLIMLAQAQEVFFLKATRDKMKDGIIAKLANQAADYYGDAYKQCQYKDTLPKYFYFQEVFPVLAAKHCIMQANAEYHQSILAKQQKKFGEEIGRLQHAADLVKTVASRYDEYISVKDLVDKINRALTAAKKDNDFIYHDRVPDLKDLESVGKASLVKSTPVVVPLSQKFTDLFEKMVPLQVQQSLSVYNQRKADQVNRLIAQMREATNLANGVLASLNLPAAIEDVSGDTVPQSILNKSKSVIEQGGIQTVDQLIKDLPELLQRNKEILDESLRLLDEEETTDNDLRTKFKERWQRTPSNELYKPLRAEGANYHNILNKAVQADGQVKERYQSHRDTIALLCKPESELNAAIPSANPAKTLQGNEVVNVLRTLLANLDEVKKEREQLENDLKSVNFDMTSKFLTALAQDGAINEEAISEAELDRIYGSYKQKVQESLKKQEELLKNIQNAHQDFSKMKQSNNESNLREEVLKNLAVANDNFVELVANLKEGTKFYNELTEILLKFQNKCSDIVFARKTERDELLKKIIGEINGEIYFEVCSRVPIYKICSKALRGNPVLPLFLCLHIRPPQPEEVSLLHHRLLLQHPEPWWGLNHSHQHGHRHQ; this is encoded by the exons ataCTATGATCAGCTGTGTTCAATTGAACCAAAGTTTCCATTCTCTGAAAACCAG GTCTGTGTAACATTTACGTGGAAAGATGCTTTTGATAAAGGATCACTTTTTGGAGGATCTGCCAAATTGG CTCTGGCAAGTTTGGGGTATGAGAAGACCTGCGTTTTGTTCAACTGTGGAGCACTGGCAAGCCAGATTGCAGCAGAACAGAACCTAGATAACGATGAAGGACTAAAAGCTGCAGCTAAGCACTATCAG tTTGCGAGTGGTGCTTTCCAACACATTAAAGACACAGTTTTGTCAGCCTTGAATCGAGAACCTACAGTGGACATCTCTCCAGACACAGTTGGAACTCTCAGTCTTATTATGCTGGCTCAAGCCCAAGAAGtcttttttttgaaagctacAAGAG aTAAAATGAAAGATGGTATCATAGCTAAACTAGCTAATCAAGCTGCAGATTACTATGGTGATGCTTACAAACAATGTCAGTATAAAGACACTTTGCCCAAG tatttttatttccaggaGGTGTTTCCTGTTCTGGCTGCAAAGCACTGCATTATGCAGGCCAATGCAGAGTATCATCAATCTATCCTGgcaaaacagcagaagaaatttgGTGAAGAAATTGGGAGGTTGCAG cATGCAGCAGACTTGGTGAAAACAGTGGCATCTCGTTATGATGAATATATCAGTGTTAAAGATCTGGTTGACAAAATCAACCGTGCACTTACAGCTGCCAAAAAAGACAATGACTTCATTTACCATGACCGGGTTCCTGACCTGAAAGATTTGGAGTCTGTTGGAAAAGCCAGTCTTGTGAAGTCTACTCCAGTTGTTGTTCCCCTCAGTCAGAAATTCACTG ACCTGTTTGAGAAGATGGTTCCATTGCAAGTTCAGCAATCTCTGAGTGTTTATAACCAGAGAAAGGCAGATCAAGTAAACAGGTTAATAGCCCAGATGAGAGAAGCCACAAATCTGGCAAATGG TGTGTTGGCTTCCCTCAATCTTCCTGCTGCTATTGAAGATGTGTCTGGTGATACTGTTCCTCAGTCTATTTTGAACAAGTCTAAGTCTGTGATTGAACAAGGAGGAATTCAGACTGTTGATCAGCTGATCAAAGATCTGCCTGAACTGCTACAAAGGAACAAAGAAATTTTAGATGAA TCACTAAGATTATTAGATGAAGAAGAAACCACAGACAATGACCTGCGAACAAAATTCAAAGAGCGCTGGCAGAGAACGCCATCCAACGAGCTCTATAAGCCTTTAAGGGCAG AGGGAGCCAATTACCATAATATTTTGAATAAAGCTGTGCAAGCAGATGGCCAAGTTAAAGAGCGCTATCAGTCTCACCGGGATACAATTGCACTTCTGTGTAAGCCAGAGTCAGAACTCAATGCAGCCATTCCTTCTGCCAACCCAGCAAAAACATTACAAGGAAATGAG GTTGTTAATGTCTTAAGAACTTTGCTGGCCAATCTGGATGAAGTTAAGAAGGAGAGGGAACAACTGGAAAATGACCTGAAATCTGTAAATTTTGACATGACAAGCAAATTCTTGACTGCACTTGCACAGGATGGTGCTATAAATGAGGAGGCTATCTCTGAGGCTGAGTTGGACAGAATTTATGGAAGTTACAAACAGAAAGTGCAAGAGTCcctgaaaaagcaggaagaactTCTCAAAAACATTCAG AATGCACATCAGGATTTTTCAAAGATGAAACAATCAAACAATGAATCTAATTTAAGAGAAGAAGTTTTGAAGAACTTAGCTGTAGCAAATGACAACTTCGTGGAACTTGTAGCCAATTTAAAAGAAGGCACAAAG tTTTACAATGAGCTGACAGAAATCCTGTTGAAATTCCAAAACAAATGCAGTGACATTGTCTTTGCTCGCAAGACTGAAAGAGATGAACTGCTCAA GAAAATCATAGGAGAAATAAATGGAGAAATCTACTTTGAAGTCTGCTCTCGTGTTCCTATATACA agaTTTGCAGCAAAGCATTGCGAGGGAACCCAGTGCTCCCTCTATTTCTCTGCCTACATATCAGACCACCCCAGCCGGAGGAAGTAAGCCTGCTGCATCATCGACTCCTACTCCAGCACCCAGAACCATGGTG GGGACTAAACCACAGCCACCAGCACGGCCACCGCCACCAGTGA
- the PDCD6IP gene encoding programmed cell death 6-interacting protein isoform X1, whose protein sequence is MTNFISVQLKKASEVDLAKPLCKFIQQSYPGGDAQAEHCRAAEELSRLRKSALGRPLDKHESALETLLRYYDQLCSIEPKFPFSENQVCVTFTWKDAFDKGSLFGGSAKLALASLGYEKTCVLFNCGALASQIAAEQNLDNDEGLKAAAKHYQFASGAFQHIKDTVLSALNREPTVDISPDTVGTLSLIMLAQAQEVFFLKATRDKMKDGIIAKLANQAADYYGDAYKQCQYKDTLPKYFYFQEVFPVLAAKHCIMQANAEYHQSILAKQQKKFGEEIGRLQHAADLVKTVASRYDEYISVKDLVDKINRALTAAKKDNDFIYHDRVPDLKDLESVGKASLVKSTPVVVPLSQKFTDLFEKMVPLQVQQSLSVYNQRKADQVNRLIAQMREATNLANGVLASLNLPAAIEDVSGDTVPQSILNKSKSVIEQGGIQTVDQLIKDLPELLQRNKEILDESLRLLDEEETTDNDLRTKFKERWQRTPSNELYKPLRAEGANYHNILNKAVQADGQVKERYQSHRDTIALLCKPESELNAAIPSANPAKTLQGNEVVNVLRTLLANLDEVKKEREQLENDLKSVNFDMTSKFLTALAQDGAINEEAISEAELDRIYGSYKQKVQESLKKQEELLKNIQNAHQDFSKMKQSNNESNLREEVLKNLAVANDNFVELVANLKEGTKFYNELTEILLKFQNKCSDIVFARKTERDELLKDLQQSIAREPSAPSISLPTYQTTPAGGSKPAASSTPTPAPRTMVGTKPQPPARPPPPVISAASSPSSASAPSGTAAAPAAAPTPTPAPAPGATAPAGSTAPSQAQGPPYPTYPGYPGYCQMPMPMGYNPYMYGQYNLPYAPSPVYQNPGQAPYPAPQQPGYPFPQQPYYPQQ, encoded by the exons ataCTATGATCAGCTGTGTTCAATTGAACCAAAGTTTCCATTCTCTGAAAACCAG GTCTGTGTAACATTTACGTGGAAAGATGCTTTTGATAAAGGATCACTTTTTGGAGGATCTGCCAAATTGG CTCTGGCAAGTTTGGGGTATGAGAAGACCTGCGTTTTGTTCAACTGTGGAGCACTGGCAAGCCAGATTGCAGCAGAACAGAACCTAGATAACGATGAAGGACTAAAAGCTGCAGCTAAGCACTATCAG tTTGCGAGTGGTGCTTTCCAACACATTAAAGACACAGTTTTGTCAGCCTTGAATCGAGAACCTACAGTGGACATCTCTCCAGACACAGTTGGAACTCTCAGTCTTATTATGCTGGCTCAAGCCCAAGAAGtcttttttttgaaagctacAAGAG aTAAAATGAAAGATGGTATCATAGCTAAACTAGCTAATCAAGCTGCAGATTACTATGGTGATGCTTACAAACAATGTCAGTATAAAGACACTTTGCCCAAG tatttttatttccaggaGGTGTTTCCTGTTCTGGCTGCAAAGCACTGCATTATGCAGGCCAATGCAGAGTATCATCAATCTATCCTGgcaaaacagcagaagaaatttgGTGAAGAAATTGGGAGGTTGCAG cATGCAGCAGACTTGGTGAAAACAGTGGCATCTCGTTATGATGAATATATCAGTGTTAAAGATCTGGTTGACAAAATCAACCGTGCACTTACAGCTGCCAAAAAAGACAATGACTTCATTTACCATGACCGGGTTCCTGACCTGAAAGATTTGGAGTCTGTTGGAAAAGCCAGTCTTGTGAAGTCTACTCCAGTTGTTGTTCCCCTCAGTCAGAAATTCACTG ACCTGTTTGAGAAGATGGTTCCATTGCAAGTTCAGCAATCTCTGAGTGTTTATAACCAGAGAAAGGCAGATCAAGTAAACAGGTTAATAGCCCAGATGAGAGAAGCCACAAATCTGGCAAATGG TGTGTTGGCTTCCCTCAATCTTCCTGCTGCTATTGAAGATGTGTCTGGTGATACTGTTCCTCAGTCTATTTTGAACAAGTCTAAGTCTGTGATTGAACAAGGAGGAATTCAGACTGTTGATCAGCTGATCAAAGATCTGCCTGAACTGCTACAAAGGAACAAAGAAATTTTAGATGAA TCACTAAGATTATTAGATGAAGAAGAAACCACAGACAATGACCTGCGAACAAAATTCAAAGAGCGCTGGCAGAGAACGCCATCCAACGAGCTCTATAAGCCTTTAAGGGCAG AGGGAGCCAATTACCATAATATTTTGAATAAAGCTGTGCAAGCAGATGGCCAAGTTAAAGAGCGCTATCAGTCTCACCGGGATACAATTGCACTTCTGTGTAAGCCAGAGTCAGAACTCAATGCAGCCATTCCTTCTGCCAACCCAGCAAAAACATTACAAGGAAATGAG GTTGTTAATGTCTTAAGAACTTTGCTGGCCAATCTGGATGAAGTTAAGAAGGAGAGGGAACAACTGGAAAATGACCTGAAATCTGTAAATTTTGACATGACAAGCAAATTCTTGACTGCACTTGCACAGGATGGTGCTATAAATGAGGAGGCTATCTCTGAGGCTGAGTTGGACAGAATTTATGGAAGTTACAAACAGAAAGTGCAAGAGTCcctgaaaaagcaggaagaactTCTCAAAAACATTCAG AATGCACATCAGGATTTTTCAAAGATGAAACAATCAAACAATGAATCTAATTTAAGAGAAGAAGTTTTGAAGAACTTAGCTGTAGCAAATGACAACTTCGTGGAACTTGTAGCCAATTTAAAAGAAGGCACAAAG tTTTACAATGAGCTGACAGAAATCCTGTTGAAATTCCAAAACAAATGCAGTGACATTGTCTTTGCTCGCAAGACTGAAAGAGATGAACTGCTCAA agaTTTGCAGCAAAGCATTGCGAGGGAACCCAGTGCTCCCTCTATTTCTCTGCCTACATATCAGACCACCCCAGCCGGAGGAAGTAAGCCTGCTGCATCATCGACTCCTACTCCAGCACCCAGAACCATGGTG GGGACTAAACCACAGCCACCAGCACGGCCACCGCCACCAGTGATTTCTGCAGCAAGCAGTCCCTCTTCTGCATCAGCACCCTCTGGAacggctgcagctcctgctgctgctcctacTCCtactcctgctcctgctccaggagCCACTGCACCTGCAGGAAGCACTGCACCTTCACAGGCACAGGGACCTCCTTACCCAACTTATCCAGGTTACCCAGG gTATTGCCAGATGCCAATGCCAATGGGCTATAATCCATACATGTATGGTCAATATAATCTGCCATATGCACCCTCACCTGTGTATCAAAACCCTGGACAAGCACCATATCCAGCACCTCAACAACCCGGATACCCTTTTCCTCAGCAGCCTTATTACCCTCAGCAATAA